From Domibacillus sp. DTU_2020_1001157_1_SI_ALB_TIR_016, a single genomic window includes:
- a CDS encoding HPr family phosphocarrier protein — MEIGGTFARFVVELNKAAQPFQSSIVLKTDHRSIDVKSILGLTHSVLTSKTFQLEIHGPDEEEAKREMVKVFHQFHMPVEVNE; from the coding sequence ATGGAAATCGGAGGGACATTTGCTCGTTTCGTGGTGGAATTAAACAAAGCGGCTCAGCCGTTTCAATCGAGCATCGTGTTAAAAACAGATCATCGCAGCATTGATGTAAAAAGTATTTTAGGACTGACGCATTCCGTTTTAACCTCCAAAACGTTTCAGCTTGAGATTCATGGGCCGGATGAAGAAGAGGCAAAGAGGGAAATGGTAAAAGTATTTCACCAGTTTCATATGCCGGTAGAAGTGAATGAATAA
- a CDS encoding ABC transporter permease: MTFRQFAFNNVFRNKRLYAAYFLSSLFSVMVFFTFAVFAFHPALGQGAIVQSVSIALTTAEGIIFAFAFFYVLYSMGAFLKTRKNEFGLLIMQGMSPVQLRLMVFLENLLIGFFATIGGIGLGLVFAKLILLIAENMLVIGTELDFYMPVKAIVLTFAAFALLFLFISFFTAAILRSGKLIDLMKSRKQSKGEPKASKWLALLVVLLIGGGYAAALLVEGMYVVYALVPVVIVVVAGTYFLFTQLSVYIIRRLKEKPSVFWKKTNMLLFSDLSFRMKDNARTFFMVAIVSTVAFSAIGTLYGFQSLLNSAIKEENAYSMSYTLFEQNEKVEQQEVSKINKVLESKGIEARHEHMLLTYFQVEGNENPLLIVKVSDFNRFADMIGQKPEVVSADGAAAIEYTNEMFEAYESGEELTDLRIPLSSGGSLKPNQVIETHAMPVSRGLVVQDSVFEQLGKPVQSEPFYVWMSDDSSKKLVDAGRVLSEELQNGEQPYFFASDFALYTLNAGYGPTLFVGLFIGMVFFMSAGSILYFRLYSDLDDDKEKFKAIAKMGLTEQELKRVLNQQIALLFFSPIVIALIHGIVALTALSNMFYQPFFIECIYVLLIFTAIQIVYFFIVRYFYIKQIKSAL; the protein is encoded by the coding sequence ATCACCTTTCGTCAATTCGCGTTTAACAACGTCTTCCGTAACAAACGTTTGTATGCGGCATACTTTTTAAGCAGCTTGTTTTCCGTTATGGTCTTTTTCACATTTGCCGTTTTTGCTTTTCATCCGGCGCTCGGTCAGGGAGCAATAGTACAATCTGTTTCGATTGCCCTAACGACCGCAGAAGGAATCATTTTTGCATTTGCGTTTTTTTACGTATTGTATTCAATGGGCGCTTTTTTAAAAACACGGAAAAATGAATTTGGTTTATTAATCATGCAGGGCATGTCGCCGGTTCAGCTCCGCTTAATGGTATTCCTTGAAAATCTGCTGATCGGCTTTTTTGCCACTATTGGCGGGATTGGTCTTGGCCTTGTGTTTGCGAAGCTCATTTTGCTGATTGCGGAAAATATGCTGGTGATCGGAACAGAATTGGACTTTTACATGCCGGTTAAAGCTATTGTCCTTACCTTCGCTGCCTTCGCTTTGCTGTTTTTATTTATTTCTTTTTTTACAGCTGCCATTTTGCGAAGCGGGAAATTAATTGATTTGATGAAAAGCAGAAAGCAGTCAAAAGGAGAGCCGAAAGCCTCGAAATGGCTGGCCCTTCTCGTTGTGCTTTTGATTGGCGGCGGTTATGCGGCAGCTCTTCTTGTAGAAGGAATGTACGTCGTCTATGCGCTCGTTCCGGTAGTGATAGTCGTAGTGGCAGGTACTTACTTTTTATTCACACAGTTAAGTGTATACATCATTCGCCGCTTAAAAGAAAAGCCTTCTGTTTTCTGGAAAAAAACGAATATGCTGCTGTTTTCCGATCTATCATTTCGGATGAAGGACAATGCACGGACGTTTTTTATGGTTGCGATTGTTTCGACTGTAGCTTTCAGCGCTATTGGGACATTGTATGGATTTCAATCACTTTTAAATTCTGCCATTAAAGAAGAAAACGCGTACTCGATGAGCTATACACTTTTCGAGCAAAACGAAAAAGTAGAACAGCAGGAAGTCAGCAAAATAAACAAAGTGTTAGAGAGTAAAGGGATAGAAGCCCGGCATGAGCATATGCTTCTGACCTATTTTCAGGTTGAAGGAAACGAAAATCCGTTGTTGATTGTAAAGGTTTCCGACTTTAATCGGTTTGCAGATATGATCGGACAAAAGCCGGAAGTTGTTTCAGCGGATGGCGCAGCTGCGATAGAATATACAAATGAAATGTTTGAGGCATATGAATCAGGAGAGGAACTCACAGATCTTCGAATTCCGCTTTCATCAGGCGGAAGCTTGAAGCCGAATCAGGTGATTGAAACGCATGCTATGCCGGTTTCGAGGGGATTGGTTGTACAGGACTCTGTATTTGAGCAGCTAGGAAAGCCGGTTCAGTCGGAGCCGTTTTATGTATGGATGAGCGATGATTCTTCCAAAAAGTTGGTTGATGCAGGAAGGGTCTTATCAGAGGAACTGCAAAATGGGGAGCAGCCATATTTCTTTGCATCTGACTTTGCTTTGTATACCTTAAACGCCGGCTACGGACCAACATTGTTCGTCGGACTGTTTATCGGCATGGTGTTCTTTATGTCCGCCGGCAGTATTCTTTATTTCCGTTTGTACAGTGATCTTGATGATGACAAAGAAAAATTCAAGGCGATTGCGAAAATGGGCTTAACCGAACAGGAATTGAAAAGGGTGCTGAACCAGCAGATCGCACTTTTATTTTTCTCGCCGATTGTTATAGCGCTCATTCACGGGATTGTTGCGCTGACGGCACTCTCTAATATGTTCTACCAGCCGTTTTTTATCGAATGCATCTATGTGCTTTTGATTTTTACCGCTATTCAAATCGTTTACTTTTTTATTGTCCGCTATTTTTATATCAAACAAATAAAATCCGCCCTATAA
- a CDS encoding response regulator transcription factor — MQKIMIIEDDAKIASLLQTHIEKYGYDVYRVNDFEHVADEFHHYKPDLVLLDINLPSFDGFYWCRQIRKDSICPVLFLSARDGEMDQVMALENGGDDYITKPFYYEVVLAKIRSHLRRAYGEYAAKAEERILHTAGIILYPERMELAYEETMTVLTAKEASIIEMLMERYPRVASREALLEKLWDSQTYVDENTLNVNIARVRKKFQEIGAMEAVETVRGAGYRLNVPGEEKR; from the coding sequence TTGCAAAAAATAATGATTATAGAAGATGATGCCAAAATCGCCAGCCTCCTTCAAACACATATTGAAAAATACGGATACGATGTGTACAGGGTAAACGATTTTGAGCATGTAGCCGATGAATTCCATCATTACAAACCGGATTTGGTCCTGCTTGATATTAATTTACCGAGCTTTGATGGCTTTTACTGGTGCCGGCAGATTCGGAAAGATTCTATTTGCCCGGTCTTATTTCTTTCTGCACGGGATGGGGAGATGGACCAGGTCATGGCGCTTGAAAATGGCGGAGATGATTACATCACAAAGCCTTTTTATTATGAAGTGGTTCTGGCAAAAATCCGCAGCCATCTCCGCCGGGCATATGGAGAGTATGCGGCCAAAGCAGAAGAGCGCATTTTACATACAGCTGGCATTATTCTATATCCAGAACGGATGGAACTGGCTTATGAAGAAACAATGACCGTATTGACCGCAAAGGAAGCTTCCATTATCGAAATGCTGATGGAAAGATATCCACGCGTGGCCAGCCGTGAAGCATTGTTGGAAAAGCTGTGGGACAGCCAGACATATGTGGATGAGAATACACTAAATGTCAACATAGCTCGTGTCCGCAAAAAATTCCAGGAAATCGGGGCTATGGAGGCGGTTGAAACAGTTAGAGGAGCGGGTTACAGGCTGAACGTGCCGGGAGAGGAAAAGAGATGA
- a CDS encoding ABC transporter ATP-binding protein produces MLNVKNVSKTYEGKIAYQALNDIHLTIEEGEFVGIMGPSGSGKTTLLNMIATIDEPTTGEILLNGKNPHELKKNDLAKFRRRELGFVFQDFNLLHTLTVEENIVLPLTLDGEKVGEMKRKAAAIADQLGIAGIMNKRTYEISGGQAQRAAVARAMIHSPSLLLADEPTGNLDSKSSKAVMEMLEAINHKQKTTMLLVTHDPQAASYCRRVIFIRDGKLYTEIHRGDNRQAFFQKIIDTLSLLGGDAHHLSSIRV; encoded by the coding sequence ATGCTGAATGTGAAAAATGTAAGCAAAACATATGAAGGAAAAATAGCATACCAGGCGTTGAACGATATTCATTTAACCATTGAAGAAGGAGAGTTTGTCGGTATCATGGGGCCGTCCGGAAGTGGGAAAACCACTCTTTTAAATATGATTGCAACCATTGATGAACCTACCACTGGTGAAATTCTCCTGAATGGAAAAAATCCTCATGAGCTGAAAAAAAATGACCTGGCTAAATTCCGCCGGCGCGAGCTAGGGTTTGTGTTTCAAGATTTTAATCTGCTGCACACACTTACAGTAGAGGAAAATATCGTGCTGCCGTTAACACTTGACGGTGAAAAAGTAGGAGAAATGAAAAGGAAAGCCGCTGCGATAGCCGATCAGCTTGGCATTGCGGGGATTATGAATAAAAGAACGTACGAGATCTCTGGAGGCCAGGCGCAGCGGGCGGCGGTGGCACGGGCGATGATTCACTCACCGAGCCTGCTGCTGGCTGATGAGCCGACGGGGAATCTTGATTCCAAGTCGTCTAAAGCCGTGATGGAGATGCTGGAGGCCATCAACCATAAACAAAAAACAACGATGCTGCTGGTCACACATGATCCGCAGGCGGCCAGCTACTGCCGGAGAGTGATCTTTATCCGGGACGGAAAGCTGTATACGGAAATTCATCGCGGTGATAACCGGCAGGCGTTTTTCCAAAAAATCATTGATACACTTTCACTGCTGGGAGGCGACGCACATCACCTTTCGTCAATTCGCGTTTAA
- a CDS encoding winged helix-turn-helix transcriptional regulator: MGHVCAREFNCEKELTLAVIGGKWKMLILWYLGKEGTKRFNELKSLMPGITQRMLVNQLRELESDFIVHREVYPVVPPKVEYSLTDQGRTLMPILESMYDWGKKYKEFIEEQVDEPAVEIGHNK; the protein is encoded by the coding sequence GTGGGACATGTATGCGCAAGAGAATTCAACTGTGAAAAAGAACTGACGCTGGCGGTGATCGGCGGGAAATGGAAAATGCTGATTCTTTGGTATTTAGGGAAAGAAGGAACAAAACGGTTCAACGAATTAAAATCGTTAATGCCCGGCATTACGCAGCGTATGCTTGTGAATCAGCTGCGTGAGCTTGAATCGGATTTTATCGTTCACCGTGAAGTGTATCCGGTTGTGCCTCCAAAAGTAGAATATTCCTTGACGGACCAGGGCCGGACTTTAATGCCCATTCTTGAATCGATGTACGATTGGGGCAAGAAATATAAGGAATTTATTGAAGAACAAGTGGATGAACCTGCTGTGGAAATTGGACATAATAAATAA
- a CDS encoding Gfo/Idh/MocA family oxidoreductase, whose translation MNIATIGTSMITERFIDAISKTDALTFAGAFSRSVEKAKWLGAPRIFTDLAELASDETVDVVYIASPNSLHFEQALFLMKHKKHIICEKPMFSTADQCREAFQTAEENGVFLFEAFRNLYTPNHARLKEAIEKVGPIRHSFLQYMKYSSRYDNVLAGEEPNIFSPKFSGGALVDLGVYPISLAVSLFGKPERISAHVTMLPTGVDGSGSVILDYGTHVCTTMFSKITDSFLPGEISGENGTISLDHVAPIASIQFTDRLSGEQEQLAVAEEENDMMYEAEAIAEAIQSNDRNLYEHYRNISEIVIEITEEARRQAGVVFTS comes from the coding sequence ATGAACATCGCAACGATTGGTACAAGCATGATTACAGAGCGGTTTATTGATGCTATCAGCAAAACAGATGCATTGACGTTTGCTGGCGCTTTCTCCCGTTCGGTCGAAAAAGCAAAGTGGCTGGGAGCACCGCGCATTTTCACAGACCTTGCGGAGCTGGCGTCTGATGAAACCGTTGATGTTGTATACATCGCTTCGCCTAATTCACTTCACTTTGAGCAGGCGCTTTTTTTAATGAAGCATAAAAAGCATATTATTTGTGAAAAACCAATGTTTTCAACGGCTGACCAGTGCAGAGAAGCCTTTCAAACAGCGGAAGAAAACGGCGTATTTTTATTTGAAGCGTTCCGCAATTTGTATACGCCAAACCATGCACGCTTAAAAGAGGCGATTGAAAAAGTCGGTCCGATCCGTCATTCATTTTTGCAGTATATGAAATACTCGTCCCGCTACGATAATGTACTGGCTGGGGAAGAACCGAATATTTTCTCACCGAAGTTTTCCGGGGGTGCGCTTGTTGACTTAGGCGTATATCCGATCAGCCTGGCTGTTTCCTTGTTTGGCAAGCCAGAGCGTATCAGCGCCCATGTGACGATGCTGCCGACAGGTGTGGATGGAAGCGGTTCGGTTATTCTGGATTACGGCACACATGTGTGTACCACAATGTTCTCAAAAATAACGGATTCGTTCCTGCCGGGTGAAATCAGCGGCGAAAACGGCACGATCAGCCTTGATCACGTGGCACCAATTGCAAGCATCCAGTTTACGGATCGTCTTTCAGGGGAGCAGGAACAGCTGGCCGTTGCAGAAGAAGAAAACGATATGATGTATGAAGCAGAAGCGATTGCAGAAGCGATTCAGTCAAATGACCGCAACCTGTATGAGCACTACCGGAACATAAGCGAAATTGTGATCGAGATCACGGAAGAAGCGCGCAGACAGGCCGGCGTCGTCTTTACTTCATAA
- the hxlA gene encoding 3-hexulose-6-phosphate synthase — MKLQLALDLVNIPEGIELVKEVQDHVDIVEIGTPVIINEGLHAVKAMKEAFPNLDVLADLKIMDAAGYEVSQASAAGADIVTILGQAEDASIKGAVEEAKKQGKQILVDMIAVKDIKTRAQELDAFGVDYICVHTGYDLQAVGKNSFEDLHTIKSVVKNAKTAIAGGIKLETLPEVIKEQPDLVIVGGGITSQDDKKAAAAEMQKLIKDTVTV; from the coding sequence ATGAAATTACAATTAGCGTTAGACCTTGTAAACATTCCGGAAGGTATCGAGCTTGTGAAGGAAGTACAGGACCACGTTGACATCGTTGAAATTGGCACGCCGGTTATCATTAACGAAGGGCTTCACGCGGTTAAAGCTATGAAAGAAGCGTTCCCGAACCTGGACGTGCTGGCGGATCTTAAAATTATGGATGCAGCCGGCTACGAAGTGTCACAAGCTTCAGCAGCAGGTGCGGACATTGTGACCATCCTTGGCCAGGCGGAAGATGCATCCATCAAAGGCGCCGTAGAAGAAGCGAAAAAACAAGGCAAACAAATTCTTGTGGATATGATTGCGGTCAAAGACATTAAAACACGCGCGCAGGAACTTGACGCCTTTGGCGTTGATTACATCTGTGTTCATACGGGCTATGACTTGCAGGCAGTCGGTAAAAACTCCTTTGAAGATCTGCATACAATTAAAAGCGTTGTAAAAAATGCGAAAACAGCGATTGCCGGCGGGATTAAGCTTGAAACACTTCCGGAAGTGATTAAAGAACAGCCTGATCTTGTTATCGTCGGAGGCGGGATCACAAGCCAAGATGATAAAAAAGCAGCAGCTGCCGAAATGCAGAAGCTTATCAAAGACACGGTTACGGTTTAA
- the hxlB gene encoding 6-phospho-3-hexuloisomerase → MTKQLERILQEVHTTAQLIRDEDATQLVNHILEAEKIFVAGAGRSGFMAKSFAMRMMHVGLDPYIVGETITPNVEEGDLFIVGSGSGETKSLVAMAEKAKSIGADVAAITIVPDSSIGQIADIVIEIPAQTKADTSNKSIQPMGSLFEQSLLLFYDSLILTIMEKRGMNSGRMYGRHANLE, encoded by the coding sequence ATGACCAAGCAGCTTGAACGCATTCTGCAGGAGGTTCACACAACCGCTCAGCTTATCCGTGATGAAGATGCAACGCAGCTTGTAAATCACATCCTTGAAGCGGAAAAAATCTTTGTAGCGGGCGCAGGACGCTCCGGGTTTATGGCAAAATCCTTCGCGATGCGCATGATGCATGTCGGCTTGGATCCATACATTGTGGGCGAAACGATCACGCCGAATGTAGAAGAAGGCGATTTGTTTATCGTCGGTTCTGGCTCGGGTGAAACAAAAAGCCTTGTGGCGATGGCGGAGAAAGCCAAGTCGATCGGCGCGGATGTAGCGGCTATTACGATCGTGCCGGATTCATCGATCGGCCAGATTGCAGACATCGTCATTGAGATTCCTGCTCAGACAAAAGCCGATACAAGCAATAAATCGATTCAGCCGATGGGTTCTTTGTTTGAACAAAGCTTATTGCTGTTTTATGATTCGCTTATTTTAACGATCATGGAAAAACGCGGAATGAATTCCGGCCGTATGTACGGGCGCCATGCCAATTTAGAATAG
- a CDS encoding DinB family protein: protein MNQLYDYHVWANERMLDHLASYPSVFTKPMAGPFSSIARTFEHIYDVDRIWFSRMKESSEPAGGETTFSTAAEAKKAFTDLGKEMSRFLQEVRSGDTMINYRTKEEMLFQNTLSELVTHVVNHGTSHRGNVVAMLRTAGYGSCPTDFIYFLRDNPST, encoded by the coding sequence ATGAATCAGTTATATGATTATCATGTATGGGCGAACGAACGAATGCTGGATCATCTGGCTTCATACCCTTCCGTTTTTACCAAACCGATGGCAGGGCCGTTTTCCTCTATCGCTCGGACATTTGAGCATATTTATGACGTAGACCGAATATGGTTTTCAAGGATGAAAGAATCCAGTGAACCGGCAGGCGGCGAAACAACCTTTTCGACTGCGGCAGAAGCGAAAAAAGCTTTTACGGATCTCGGAAAAGAAATGAGCAGGTTTTTACAGGAAGTACGAAGCGGTGATACAATGATTAACTATCGAACGAAAGAAGAGATGCTCTTTCAAAATACGTTATCTGAGCTTGTGACCCATGTGGTCAATCACGGCACTTCCCACCGTGGAAATGTGGTAGCGATGCTGAGAACAGCAGGATATGGGAGCTGCCCGACTGATTTTATTTATTTTTTGCGGGACAATCCATCTACATAA
- a CDS encoding sensor histidine kinase, whose protein sequence is MKLFLREHMILIIVQLIQFSTIFLVYWLDGYRHIKPALYGCFLAVFFLGVYLIYRYVTHRAYYNRLSRPIESMDESLQKLEEAPVPQALRTLLMSQYRQYENKVRALERQQGDHLTFMNQWVHQMKTPLSVIELTAQQMDEPESLSIREETERMREGLNTVLYMARLRTFEQDFHIKSLQLSVMVENVISENKRLFIRNGIYPKVYLQRDIIAESDEKWLFFILQQLVQNAVKYSAGRSNELHIVLFPHSEEAVIEVTDFGVGIPQTDIKRVFDPFFTGANGRHFRESTGMGLYIAKEAAAKLDHRLDIQSKPGEGTTARIVFHSWRNLTSL, encoded by the coding sequence ATGAAGCTTTTCCTTCGTGAACATATGATACTGATCATTGTACAGCTGATCCAGTTCAGTACGATTTTTCTTGTGTATTGGCTTGATGGCTACCGGCATATCAAACCCGCTCTGTACGGCTGCTTTTTAGCCGTCTTTTTCCTCGGTGTTTATCTTATATACCGTTATGTGACACACCGTGCTTATTATAACCGGCTGAGCCGCCCAATCGAATCGATGGATGAGTCACTTCAGAAGCTGGAAGAAGCCCCGGTTCCGCAGGCACTTCGCACACTGCTCATGTCTCAATACCGGCAGTACGAAAATAAGGTAAGGGCATTAGAACGTCAGCAGGGAGATCACTTGACGTTTATGAATCAATGGGTTCATCAAATGAAAACCCCTTTGTCTGTTATTGAACTGACCGCTCAGCAAATGGATGAACCTGAATCATTGAGCATCCGGGAGGAAACGGAAAGGATGAGGGAAGGGCTGAACACGGTTCTGTACATGGCGAGACTGCGGACGTTTGAGCAGGATTTTCACATTAAGTCTCTTCAGCTCTCCGTCATGGTTGAGAATGTAATCAGTGAAAACAAGCGGCTGTTTATTCGGAACGGTATTTACCCGAAAGTGTATCTTCAGCGGGATATCATAGCGGAATCCGATGAAAAATGGCTGTTTTTTATTTTGCAGCAGCTTGTGCAGAATGCGGTGAAATATTCAGCTGGAAGAAGCAATGAGCTGCACATTGTTCTTTTTCCCCATTCGGAAGAAGCCGTTATCGAAGTAACCGATTTTGGGGTCGGCATTCCTCAAACAGACATAAAGCGTGTATTTGATCCGTTTTTCACCGGAGCAAATGGACGTCATTTTCGAGAGTCAACCGGTATGGGGCTTTACATAGCCAAAGAAGCGGCAGCTAAGCTTGACCACCGTCTCGATATTCAGTCAAAGCCGGGAGAAGGAACTACTGCACGGATTGTATTTCATTCGTGGCGCAACCTTACATCCTTGTAA
- a CDS encoding tripartite tricarboxylate transporter permease, with translation MDTVQFLMNGFGVAMQWQNLLFAFCGVLIGTAVGVLPGIGPMSGVALLIPITATLTSGLDPQSAAASSIILLAGVYYGAMYGGSTTSILLNTPGESSSVVTALDGYQMARQGRAGAALSISAIGSFVAGIVSLLGLTLLAKPLSELALSFGPAEYFSLMLLGLCAVSGLAGSSITKALIMTVAGLLLATIGMDNVSGVSRFTYDNPYLYSGLEFLTVAVGLFALGEVFRTILDKDNDDGKIAKVGRILPTKQDMKESTGPIVRGSLLGFFIGVLPGAGATLASFFSYITEKKISKRPETFGHGAIAGVAAPESANNGASGGAMIPLLTMGIPGSGTTAILMGALIMYNVQPGPLLFEDNPQVAWGLIASMFIGNVMLLVLNMPLVKVFAKVIDTPAKYLLPIIVAISIFGVYAVQFNIFDLALLLACGLLGYFLTKNDYPVAPLVLALVLGPMIENNMRRALTSSNGDFSVFVTSPVSLLFLLIGALWISIPLIMKMRGRSVIINEED, from the coding sequence ATGGATACAGTACAATTTTTAATGAATGGGTTCGGGGTTGCCATGCAGTGGCAAAACTTATTGTTTGCTTTTTGCGGTGTCCTAATTGGAACGGCGGTGGGCGTGCTGCCGGGAATTGGGCCCATGAGCGGCGTGGCTCTTTTAATTCCGATTACCGCAACGCTTACGTCAGGCCTTGACCCGCAAAGCGCTGCCGCCAGTTCGATTATTTTGCTTGCAGGTGTATATTATGGAGCCATGTATGGAGGATCGACTACCTCGATTTTATTAAATACGCCGGGAGAATCTTCTTCAGTTGTAACGGCGCTGGATGGTTACCAGATGGCAAGGCAGGGACGGGCTGGAGCAGCACTTTCTATTTCTGCTATCGGCTCATTTGTGGCAGGGATTGTTTCGCTTCTAGGCTTGACCTTGCTGGCGAAGCCGCTGTCCGAATTAGCTCTTTCATTCGGGCCGGCTGAGTATTTTTCGCTGATGCTTCTAGGCCTGTGTGCAGTCAGCGGACTGGCAGGAAGCTCGATTACAAAAGCACTGATCATGACAGTTGCCGGCCTGCTTTTAGCGACCATTGGAATGGACAATGTATCCGGGGTTTCCCGTTTCACATATGATAACCCTTATTTGTATTCAGGTCTTGAATTCTTAACAGTAGCAGTAGGTTTATTCGCACTTGGTGAAGTATTTCGGACAATTCTGGACAAAGACAATGATGACGGCAAGATCGCCAAAGTAGGACGGATTTTGCCGACAAAACAGGATATGAAAGAAAGCACCGGACCGATCGTCCGCGGCTCACTGCTCGGCTTTTTTATTGGTGTGCTGCCAGGTGCGGGCGCGACGCTTGCCTCTTTCTTTTCTTATATTACCGAAAAGAAAATAAGCAAACGCCCGGAAACATTCGGCCACGGAGCGATTGCGGGCGTAGCTGCACCCGAGTCTGCTAACAATGGAGCATCTGGCGGCGCCATGATTCCGCTCCTGACAATGGGGATTCCGGGCTCCGGCACAACCGCTATTTTGATGGGAGCCCTTATTATGTACAACGTACAGCCGGGTCCGCTGTTATTTGAAGACAACCCGCAGGTAGCATGGGGCTTAATTGCCAGTATGTTTATCGGCAATGTAATGCTGCTTGTTTTAAACATGCCGCTTGTAAAAGTGTTTGCCAAGGTGATTGATACGCCGGCTAAATATTTGCTGCCGATTATTGTGGCGATTTCCATTTTCGGTGTGTATGCCGTACAATTTAATATTTTTGATTTGGCTTTACTGCTTGCCTGCGGACTGCTCGGTTACTTTTTAACAAAAAATGATTATCCGGTCGCGCCGCTCGTTTTAGCGCTGGTGCTTGGTCCGATGATTGAAAATAATATGCGCCGTGCCCTTACTTCTTCCAATGGTGATTTTTCTGTTTTTGTCACAAGCCCGGTGTCACTGCTGTTTCTGCTGATTGGCGCTTTATGGATCAGTATTCCGCTTATTATGAAAATGCGTGGCCGTTCCGTCATTATTAACGAAGAAGATTAA
- a CDS encoding zinc-dependent alcohol dehydrogenase, which translates to MRAVTYQGIKNMQVKNVADPTIQKREDIIVRITSTAICGSDLHIYQGALPPAEDDYVIGHEPMGIVEEVGPDVTKVKKGDRVVLPFNVSCGQCFYCNHDMESQCDNSNANPHIDSGGYFGFTQRYGNFPGGQAEYLRVPYGNFMPFVIPESCELEDESVLFLSDILPTAYWSVENSGVKAGDTVVVLGCGPVGLLTQKFAWMKGAKRVIAVDHVPYRLAHAKKMNNVEVFNFSEYKNMGDHLKEITNGGADIVIDCVGMDGKKSPVEAIEQKLKLQGGTLSAIQIALRAVRKFGTIQLTGVYGSLYNMFPLGYLFERNITVKMGQAPVIHYMPELFEKITAGEIDPTEIITHKVPLEQAGEAYQMFNDHADECIKVVLKP; encoded by the coding sequence ATGCGCGCAGTTACCTATCAAGGCATTAAGAACATGCAGGTAAAGAATGTAGCGGATCCAACGATTCAAAAGCGGGAAGACATTATTGTCCGTATTACCTCAACAGCCATTTGCGGCTCTGATTTACACATTTACCAGGGTGCCTTGCCGCCGGCAGAAGACGATTATGTAATCGGCCATGAACCGATGGGAATTGTAGAGGAAGTCGGGCCGGACGTCACAAAAGTTAAAAAAGGCGACCGCGTGGTGCTGCCGTTTAACGTTTCCTGCGGCCAGTGCTTCTATTGTAACCACGATATGGAAAGCCAGTGCGACAACTCCAACGCCAACCCTCATATTGATTCGGGCGGTTACTTCGGCTTTACACAGCGCTACGGAAACTTCCCTGGCGGCCAGGCAGAATATCTGCGCGTACCATATGGAAACTTTATGCCTTTTGTGATTCCGGAATCATGCGAGCTTGAGGATGAATCGGTTTTATTCCTATCTGATATTTTACCGACTGCTTATTGGAGCGTTGAAAATTCCGGCGTGAAAGCAGGAGATACGGTCGTTGTACTTGGCTGCGGACCGGTTGGCTTATTAACACAGAAGTTCGCCTGGATGAAAGGCGCAAAGCGGGTCATTGCTGTGGACCACGTTCCGTATCGCCTCGCTCATGCCAAAAAGATGAATAACGTTGAAGTATTTAATTTCTCAGAATACAAAAACATGGGTGATCATTTAAAAGAAATCACCAATGGCGGCGCGGATATTGTCATTGACTGTGTCGGCATGGACGGAAAAAAATCGCCGGTTGAAGCGATCGAGCAAAAACTCAAGCTGCAGGGCGGCACATTAAGTGCGATCCAAATCGCCTTGAGAGCGGTTCGCAAGTTCGGAACAATCCAGCTCACTGGCGTTTACGGTTCTTTGTATAACATGTTCCCGCTTGGCTATTTATTTGAGCGGAATATTACTGTAAAAATGGGCCAGGCACCTGTGATCCATTACATGCCGGAGCTGTTTGAGAAAATCACAGCCGGCGAGATTGACCCGACGGAAATCATTACCCACAAAGTGCCGCTTGAGCAGGCGGGCGAGGCTTATCAAATGTTTAACGATCACGCAGATGAATGTATTAAAGTGGTCCTTAAACCATAA